In Chitinophaga sp. HK235, a single window of DNA contains:
- the obgE gene encoding GTPase ObgE, which yields MEKANFVDYIRVFCKSGKGGAGSMHFMRTKFNAQAGPDGGDGGRGGHVILRGNSQLWTLLHLRWHKNLLAEDGENGSGDNCTGRFGKDIIIEVPLGTTAKDEETGEIEAEILHDGQEVIWLPGGQGGRGNAYFKSATNQTPEYSQPGMPGQEGWKVVELKVLADVGLVGFPNAGKSTLLSTITAAKPKVADYAFTTLTPQLGMVEYRDNKSFCIADLPGIIEGAHEGKGLGHRFLRHIERNAVLLFLVPADSADHRKEFEVLVNELEQYNPELLDKQFLLAISKSDMLDDELKTAISAELPKDVPHVFISSVVQQGLSELKDMLWRALTDKDNQISTANTANAEE from the coding sequence GTGGAAAAAGCGAATTTCGTAGACTATATCCGTGTATTTTGTAAATCTGGTAAAGGCGGCGCCGGCAGTATGCACTTCATGCGTACCAAGTTTAATGCCCAGGCTGGTCCTGACGGCGGCGACGGCGGCAGAGGCGGGCACGTTATACTGAGAGGGAACTCACAACTGTGGACCCTGCTGCACCTGCGCTGGCATAAAAATCTGCTGGCTGAAGATGGGGAAAACGGTAGTGGCGACAACTGTACCGGCCGTTTCGGAAAGGATATTATCATTGAAGTTCCGCTGGGCACTACTGCCAAAGATGAAGAGACCGGTGAGATAGAGGCCGAAATCCTGCACGACGGACAGGAAGTGATCTGGTTACCCGGTGGCCAGGGCGGCCGTGGCAATGCTTACTTTAAATCTGCTACCAACCAGACACCAGAATACTCCCAACCTGGTATGCCCGGCCAGGAAGGCTGGAAAGTAGTGGAACTCAAAGTACTGGCCGATGTAGGGCTGGTAGGTTTTCCCAATGCCGGTAAATCCACCCTGCTCTCCACCATTACTGCCGCCAAACCTAAAGTGGCCGACTATGCCTTTACCACCCTCACCCCCCAACTGGGTATGGTGGAATACCGCGACAACAAATCATTCTGCATCGCAGACCTCCCCGGTATTATCGAAGGCGCCCACGAAGGAAAAGGTCTCGGACATCGATTTTTACGACATATTGAAAGAAACGCCGTATTATTATTCCTCGTTCCTGCTGACAGCGCCGATCACCGCAAAGAGTTTGAAGTGCTGGTCAACGAACTGGAACAATATAATCCTGAACTCCTGGATAAACAGTTTTTGCTGGCCATCAGTAAAAGCGATATGCTGGATGATGAACTGAAAACAGCCATCTCCGCAGAACTGCCGAAGGATGTGCCGCATGTATTTATCTCCTCTGTAGTACAACAGGGACTCAGTGAGCTGAAAGATATGTTATGGAGAGCCCTGACCGATAAAGACAACCAGATAAGTACTGCCAACACCGCCAACGCGGAGGAATAA
- a CDS encoding N-acetyltransferase, giving the protein METDEEIIVRVASPEDVDFALPIVAEMESSARARGTGIAKRDPLDIKKKILQGNAVIAFTKSGIWAGFSYIQAWQGGRFVSNSGLIVVPEFRGLKVAAAIKKKIFELSRSLYPSAKIFSITTGLPVMKLNSRLGFEPVTYTEITTDSSFWAGCKSCINYPILAGHHFANCLCTAMLFSPPELKNPVLLSTAD; this is encoded by the coding sequence ATGGAAACAGATGAAGAGATAATTGTTAGGGTCGCGTCTCCGGAAGACGTAGATTTTGCCCTGCCTATTGTGGCAGAAATGGAATCATCCGCCAGGGCCAGAGGCACTGGTATCGCCAAAAGAGATCCTTTGGACATCAAGAAAAAGATCCTGCAGGGGAATGCGGTGATCGCATTTACGAAAAGTGGTATCTGGGCGGGGTTCTCTTATATACAAGCCTGGCAGGGTGGCCGCTTTGTATCTAACAGTGGTTTAATCGTAGTGCCGGAATTCAGGGGCCTGAAGGTAGCGGCGGCCATCAAAAAAAAGATATTCGAATTAAGTCGTTCATTATATCCATCTGCAAAAATTTTCAGTATCACTACCGGTTTGCCGGTGATGAAGTTAAACAGCCGGCTGGGATTTGAGCCGGTTACCTATACCGAAATTACGACCGATTCCAGTTTCTGGGCAGGTTGTAAGAGCTGCATTAACTATCCGATCCTGGCAGGACATCATTTTGCGAATTGCCTCTGCACCGCTATGTTATTTAGTCCGCCGGAATTGAAAAACCCTGTTCTGTTAAGTACAGCCGATTGA
- a CDS encoding PepSY domain-containing protein gives MKVFFRRIHLYLGLTAGLVITISCLTGALLVFEKELTEAFNHNRYYVQPEKERLPLDKIAEMVKQQVPGAGIARIQVYADPSRSLAVQLEEGKKGGKKEAKGEAPRAEGKKGEKPAGKKGEAPKKAKGRTAFVNPYTGKVIELYSYQQTFYYQIFSLHRWLLAGDTGKMITGASTLIFFFILITGIILWWPKTRKILQQRLKVKWDGGWKRLNHDMHVVLGFYVSIFLFVTVFTGLTWSYEWFSKGLYAVLGTSPKAAEAPVSAVAPETTGKVSYEAALAQVKQQVPDAQYYAVAMPKDSAAAVQVTLLPASALHEGATTSYYLDQYNGQVLQSQTFSEKNLGQKVRSTIKPLHTGAIFGLPSKIFALLLALLGATFPTTGTILWINRTMKKKKTTKNKKEVVTQL, from the coding sequence ATGAAAGTTTTTTTTCGCCGTATTCACTTATACCTGGGGCTGACGGCAGGCCTGGTTATTACCATCAGTTGCCTGACCGGCGCCTTGCTGGTATTTGAAAAGGAATTGACAGAAGCGTTTAATCATAACCGTTATTACGTGCAGCCGGAGAAAGAACGGCTTCCGCTGGACAAAATAGCTGAAATGGTGAAGCAGCAGGTACCGGGCGCAGGCATCGCCCGCATACAGGTATATGCAGACCCTTCCCGCTCGCTGGCTGTACAGCTCGAAGAAGGCAAGAAAGGCGGGAAGAAGGAAGCGAAGGGAGAAGCACCCCGTGCAGAAGGTAAAAAGGGCGAAAAGCCCGCCGGCAAAAAAGGTGAAGCGCCTAAAAAAGCAAAGGGCCGTACCGCCTTTGTAAATCCCTATACCGGTAAAGTCATTGAATTATACAGTTACCAGCAAACATTTTATTACCAGATATTTTCTTTACACCGCTGGCTGCTTGCCGGAGATACCGGTAAGATGATCACCGGCGCCAGCACACTCATCTTTTTCTTTATTCTGATCACCGGCATTATATTATGGTGGCCCAAGACCCGCAAAATTTTACAGCAACGCCTCAAAGTAAAGTGGGATGGCGGCTGGAAACGGTTGAACCATGATATGCACGTAGTGCTGGGTTTTTATGTCAGTATTTTCCTGTTTGTAACAGTGTTTACCGGACTTACCTGGTCCTACGAATGGTTCAGCAAGGGACTGTACGCTGTGCTGGGTACCTCTCCCAAGGCTGCAGAGGCGCCGGTATCCGCGGTCGCTCCGGAAACAACCGGGAAGGTCTCCTATGAAGCCGCGTTGGCACAGGTAAAACAACAGGTTCCTGATGCGCAGTATTATGCTGTAGCCATGCCCAAAGACAGCGCCGCAGCGGTACAGGTAACACTGTTGCCCGCCAGCGCCCTGCATGAAGGAGCTACCACCAGTTATTACCTCGACCAGTATAACGGTCAGGTGCTGCAGTCGCAGACTTTCAGTGAAAAGAACCTGGGCCAGAAAGTACGTAGTACAATCAAACCTTTACATACAGGTGCCATCTTCGGGCTGCCGTCTAAAATTTTTGCGTTGCTGCTGGCTTTGCTGGGCGCCACTTTCCCCACTACCGGCACTATCCTGTGGATCAACAGGACCATGAAGAAAAAGAAAACTACTAAAAATAAAAAGGAAGTGGTCACTCAACTTTGA
- a CDS encoding YbaB/EbfC family nucleoid-associated protein — MFDLFGKLTQIQQKMKEGKERLAKVTLEGEAGDGAVKVAVDGNRQVKSIEIAEHLFTPEHKEEMEDLLLTALNRALKNAENSWEAEMKSAAGGMLGGLL, encoded by the coding sequence ATGTTTGATTTATTTGGCAAGTTGACGCAGATCCAGCAGAAAATGAAAGAAGGTAAAGAGCGTCTGGCAAAAGTTACGCTGGAAGGCGAAGCCGGCGATGGTGCGGTAAAAGTAGCAGTAGATGGCAACCGTCAGGTAAAAAGTATTGAAATAGCGGAGCACCTTTTTACTCCTGAGCATAAAGAAGAAATGGAAGACCTGCTGCTGACAGCGCTGAACAGAGCTCTGAAAAATGCAGAAAACAGCTGGGAAGCAGAAATGAAGAGCGCAGCCGGTGGTATGCTGGGCGGACTGCTGTAA
- a CDS encoding NAD(P)/FAD-dependent oxidoreductase: protein METKVCIIGAGPGGACAALQLAQLGISCIVVDKAVFPRDKVCGDGLSGKVLTILERIDKGIGQRLQQAAFKMDSWGVTFVAPNRIGMDIPYRLDYQNNRNDPRGFVCKRIDFDNFLVEELKRRPEIRLFEGVSIDKYELKEDGYHLSDKEGKFQVKADLVLVANGAHSSFTKDVAGIKMEPEHYVAGIRAYYKGISNLSTDGFIELHFLKSMLPGYFWVFPLPNGEANVGVGILSSVTRNKKVNLKKLMLDTLATDPVMKERFKDSTLIGNIEGYGLPLGSKKRKLHGERYMLIGDAGYLIDPFTGEGIGNALYSGQIAAKQAAAAIAANDFSDSFLDAYDVDVYRILGPELEVSTKLQKLIKYPWLFNLLMKMGSRNKQLKDLMSCMFHEVDLRKKLGNPMFYVKLLFNR, encoded by the coding sequence ATGGAAACAAAAGTTTGTATTATAGGTGCCGGACCAGGCGGTGCCTGTGCCGCATTACAACTGGCACAACTGGGGATATCATGCATTGTGGTGGATAAAGCGGTTTTCCCAAGAGATAAGGTATGTGGAGATGGATTAAGTGGAAAAGTATTGACTATCCTGGAACGTATAGACAAAGGTATCGGTCAGCGCCTTCAACAGGCCGCCTTTAAAATGGATAGCTGGGGTGTGACATTTGTTGCCCCTAACCGTATTGGAATGGACATCCCCTACAGACTGGATTACCAGAACAACAGAAATGATCCCCGCGGCTTCGTCTGCAAACGCATCGACTTTGATAACTTCCTGGTAGAAGAATTGAAACGCCGCCCCGAAATCCGCTTATTCGAAGGGGTTAGCATTGATAAATATGAACTGAAGGAAGATGGATATCATCTTTCCGACAAAGAGGGTAAGTTTCAGGTAAAGGCCGACCTGGTCCTGGTGGCCAACGGTGCTCATTCTTCCTTTACCAAAGATGTTGCCGGCATTAAAATGGAACCGGAGCATTATGTAGCTGGCATCCGGGCCTACTACAAAGGTATTTCCAACCTCAGTACTGACGGTTTCATTGAACTACACTTCCTGAAAAGCATGCTGCCCGGCTATTTCTGGGTATTCCCGCTTCCCAATGGTGAAGCGAATGTGGGAGTGGGTATCCTCAGCAGTGTCACCCGCAACAAAAAGGTGAACCTGAAAAAACTCATGCTCGACACCCTCGCCACCGACCCGGTGATGAAAGAGCGGTTTAAAGATTCGACGCTTATTGGCAATATCGAAGGGTATGGGCTTCCACTGGGCAGTAAAAAAAGAAAGCTGCATGGAGAGCGTTACATGCTGATCGGTGATGCCGGCTATCTGATAGATCCCTTTACCGGCGAAGGTATCGGCAATGCGCTCTACTCCGGCCAGATTGCAGCCAAACAGGCTGCTGCCGCTATCGCGGCTAACGACTTCTCCGATAGTTTCCTGGATGCCTACGACGTCGATGTATACCGCATCCTCGGCCCGGAACTGGAAGTCAGCACCAAACTGCAGAAACTGATCAAATACCCGTGGTTGTTTAATCTGCTCATGAAAATGGGCTCCCGCAATAAACAGCTGAAAGACCTGATGTCTTGTATGTTCCATGAGGTAGACCTGCGGAAAAAACTGGGTAATCCCATGTTTTATGTGAAGCTTTTATTTAACCGATAA
- a CDS encoding DUF2891 domain-containing protein: protein MRYITRLAIFLLFPVAINAQTNKMSHEQLPKMTVHTANQLAALPLKCLDLQYPYKTGIVFADSTLLGAPSSYHPAFYGCFDWHSSVHGHWMLVRLLKMFPDMEKAAEIRTRLAQHLSAANIQTELQLFKSKENKSFERIYGWSWLLQLQRELLTWNDPLGKELSRNVQPLASHFAASYIDFLGKLMYPIRVGEHTNLAFGLCLAWDYAQTTHDQALQTAIHDAAMRFYAKDKNAPIEWEPGGYDFLSPSLEEADLMRRIMPEKEYRPWLYAFLPGLFKNPITILQPGQVKDRTDGKLVHLDGLNLSRTWCLEAIARHGGKNQQAIQALANKHLLTSFPQIASGDYAGEHWLASFAVYLLTAEQQ, encoded by the coding sequence GTGAGATACATAACCAGACTTGCCATCTTTTTATTATTCCCGGTTGCTATCAATGCACAAACGAATAAAATGAGTCATGAACAGCTGCCTAAAATGACGGTCCATACAGCTAACCAGCTGGCGGCCCTTCCACTGAAATGCCTCGATCTGCAGTATCCTTACAAAACAGGGATCGTATTTGCGGATAGCACCCTGCTGGGTGCTCCTTCCTCCTATCATCCGGCTTTCTACGGCTGCTTCGACTGGCATAGCAGTGTACATGGCCACTGGATGCTGGTACGCCTCCTGAAAATGTTCCCTGACATGGAAAAGGCCGCCGAAATCCGTACCCGGCTGGCTCAACACCTTTCTGCAGCCAATATTCAAACAGAACTACAGCTGTTTAAAAGCAAGGAAAACAAAAGCTTCGAACGTATTTATGGCTGGAGCTGGCTGCTGCAGCTGCAGCGGGAACTGCTTACCTGGAACGATCCCCTGGGCAAAGAGCTGAGCCGGAACGTGCAACCCCTCGCCAGCCATTTCGCAGCGTCCTATATCGACTTCCTGGGTAAACTGATGTATCCCATCCGTGTAGGCGAACATACCAACCTGGCCTTCGGCCTGTGCCTCGCCTGGGATTATGCTCAAACAACCCACGACCAGGCTTTGCAGACAGCCATCCATGACGCAGCGATGCGCTTCTATGCAAAAGACAAAAACGCTCCCATCGAATGGGAACCAGGAGGCTATGACTTCCTGTCTCCCAGCCTGGAAGAAGCCGACCTGATGCGCCGTATCATGCCGGAAAAGGAATACCGCCCATGGCTATACGCTTTTTTACCAGGACTGTTCAAAAATCCGATCACCATTCTGCAGCCCGGCCAGGTGAAAGACCGTACTGACGGAAAACTCGTGCACCTCGACGGCCTCAATCTCAGCCGCACCTGGTGCCTTGAAGCCATTGCACGCCATGGTGGCAAAAACCAACAGGCCATCCAGGCCCTCGCCAACAAACACCTGTTGACATCTTTTCCACAGATCGCCAGCGGAGACTATGCCGGCGAACACTGGCTGGCTTCCTTTGCGGTATACCTGCTCACTGCGGAGCAGCAGTAA
- a CDS encoding DUF3857 domain-containing protein, which produces MTYTVSRLLLLLLAFLPAVTTARNTHISTSPTPSWLVPWQPDLHKKPNANSIVDGYYLLLAEEQQHAELKSTYRHYIRQIVSEAGIQNGSEISVNYNPQYEKLSFHSIIIRRNGQEINRLQTASFKVLQQEQDLSRFIYSGTYTAFLILEDVRKGDQIEYSFSLTGTNPIFDNKIDARLYQVTLEPIVNFYNNIIANPQRKLYFKPFNNATMPQQRSWQGFTVYEWNRIEQKEADNTNNQPSWYNPFVRIQISEYNSWKEVAQWAQRVNTIPPPGEAVKRRITALKQSSGDNPENYLRQALRFVQDDIRYMGIEMGEYSHRANAPDKVLAQRFGDCKDKALLLCTLLNANGINARMAYVNTDMKGTISSLLPSPTAFNHAIVYASLGGKSYWLDATISYQRGQLTGFCEPDYQQALVITDTTTQLTPILKKNSGHLVIREKFTLPEAEGQDGSLQVTTSWFKEDADAQRATMASASIREKEKTFLRFYQKFYGEITTKDSLLLNDDPDSNILRIRESYLIHHLWKKDSSTNKLLFSLAAQSPSDILPYMTDEKRKTPLAIRYPYEQDYQVIIHTPIQWSLEQSPVHFKNEYYQFDFTSTVKGEQIILSYQLKTFQDHVPVAFLSQYTREIKEIQSTTSLDLTYKPAFMRAPNRPAVQGNWLAIVLALLAMAVFTHLAILYYRHSNLPVQHPLEPLPIGGWLSLLAIGLVFSPMSDFWYLCNADVFKYDVWVTVSSRKDLGNISLVQLYLIGEIIIKAFLLCYSILLAVLFFNRRDTFPFALATYYFITILYLFAGNHLNDYYFGEGGTQKNIWGQGSLVWPMARMALWIPYLRMSPRAKATFIMPHPALLRD; this is translated from the coding sequence ATGACCTATACCGTGAGCAGACTACTGTTGTTACTGCTGGCATTTCTGCCCGCAGTAACAACAGCCCGAAACACCCACATCAGTACCAGTCCCACGCCATCATGGCTGGTACCCTGGCAACCCGACCTGCATAAAAAACCCAATGCCAACAGTATCGTCGATGGATACTACCTGCTGCTGGCAGAAGAACAGCAACACGCAGAACTAAAAAGCACCTACCGTCACTATATCCGGCAGATCGTTTCGGAAGCCGGCATACAAAACGGTTCAGAGATATCTGTCAACTACAACCCGCAATACGAAAAGCTGAGCTTCCACAGTATCATCATCAGAAGGAACGGTCAGGAAATAAACCGTCTGCAAACCGCTTCCTTTAAAGTGCTGCAACAGGAACAGGATCTATCCCGCTTTATCTACAGTGGTACCTATACCGCCTTCCTCATCCTCGAAGATGTGCGTAAAGGTGACCAGATAGAATACAGCTTCTCCCTTACCGGCACCAACCCTATCTTCGACAATAAAATAGATGCCCGGCTTTATCAGGTGACCCTGGAACCTATTGTCAATTTCTACAATAACATTATCGCCAATCCACAAAGAAAACTGTATTTCAAACCATTCAACAACGCCACCATGCCTCAGCAGCGCAGCTGGCAGGGGTTTACCGTTTACGAGTGGAACAGGATTGAACAGAAAGAGGCCGACAATACCAATAACCAGCCTTCCTGGTACAATCCTTTTGTCCGTATACAGATCAGTGAATACAACAGCTGGAAGGAAGTAGCCCAATGGGCACAGCGTGTCAACACCATCCCTCCTCCCGGAGAGGCTGTCAAACGCAGAATCACGGCCCTGAAACAATCTTCCGGCGACAACCCGGAAAACTACCTCCGGCAGGCACTCCGGTTTGTGCAGGACGATATCCGCTATATGGGTATAGAAATGGGAGAATATTCCCATCGAGCCAATGCTCCCGACAAAGTACTGGCTCAGCGTTTCGGTGATTGTAAAGACAAAGCCCTGCTATTGTGCACCCTGCTCAACGCCAATGGTATCAATGCCCGCATGGCTTATGTTAATACTGATATGAAAGGGACTATCAGCAGCCTGCTGCCATCACCCACCGCTTTTAACCATGCCATCGTGTATGCTTCCCTCGGGGGCAAATCTTATTGGCTCGATGCTACCATCTCCTACCAGCGCGGCCAGCTGACCGGCTTCTGCGAGCCCGATTATCAGCAGGCCCTCGTGATCACTGATACCACTACCCAGCTGACGCCTATCCTCAAAAAAAACAGCGGGCATTTGGTAATCCGGGAAAAATTCACGCTCCCGGAAGCAGAAGGGCAAGATGGCTCTCTACAGGTCACTACATCCTGGTTCAAAGAAGACGCCGATGCACAAAGGGCCACGATGGCCTCTGCCAGCATCAGGGAAAAGGAGAAAACCTTTCTTCGCTTCTACCAGAAATTTTATGGAGAAATAACCACCAAAGACTCTCTCCTTCTGAACGATGACCCAGATAGCAACATCCTCCGCATCCGGGAAAGTTATCTGATTCATCATCTCTGGAAAAAGGACAGCAGCACCAACAAACTCCTGTTCTCTCTGGCCGCTCAGTCTCCATCGGATATATTACCCTATATGACGGATGAAAAAAGAAAAACACCACTGGCCATCCGTTATCCTTATGAACAGGACTATCAGGTCATCATTCATACGCCCATCCAATGGTCGCTGGAGCAATCTCCGGTACATTTCAAAAACGAATATTACCAGTTTGATTTCACTTCCACTGTGAAAGGTGAGCAGATCATCCTTTCCTATCAGCTGAAAACTTTCCAGGACCACGTGCCAGTGGCCTTTCTCTCCCAATACACGCGGGAAATAAAGGAAATACAAAGTACTACTTCGCTGGACCTGACCTATAAACCAGCATTTATGCGTGCCCCGAACCGTCCCGCAGTACAGGGCAACTGGCTGGCTATTGTACTGGCTTTGCTGGCCATGGCTGTTTTTACCCACCTGGCCATCCTGTATTACAGACACTCCAACCTGCCGGTACAGCATCCGTTGGAACCTTTGCCCATCGGAGGCTGGCTGTCGCTGCTCGCTATCGGCCTGGTATTTTCACCCATGTCTGACTTTTGGTATCTGTGTAATGCGGACGTATTTAAATATGATGTATGGGTAACGGTATCCAGTCGTAAAGATTTGGGGAACATCTCGCTGGTACAGCTTTATCTGATTGGAGAAATCATCATCAAGGCCTTTCTGCTGTGTTATTCTATATTACTGGCAGTGTTGTTCTTTAACAGAAGGGATACATTTCCTTTTGCGCTGGCCACCTATTATTTTATCACCATCCTGTATCTGTTTGCGGGCAATCATCTGAATGATTACTACTTTGGGGAGGGTGGCACGCAGAAAAACATCTGGGGACAAGGCTCTCTTGTGTGGCCAATGGCCAGAATGGCCTTGTGGATACCTTATCTGCGGATGTCTCCGCGTGCCAAAGCAACGTTCATCATGCCACATCCGGCATTGTTGCGGGATTAA
- a CDS encoding Dabb family protein, which yields MKALDKKLVHVVNFYLKPGLSEEDRRHFEAGLSSLHTIDEIKIFNVGKPAPIDDRPTIDKSYDYCLLCVFEDIEAHDVYQTHPVHLSFIEQCKQYWAKAVVFDSETI from the coding sequence ATGAAAGCACTGGACAAAAAACTGGTACATGTGGTAAACTTCTATCTCAAACCCGGACTGTCAGAGGAAGACAGAAGGCACTTTGAGGCGGGTCTTAGCAGCCTGCATACCATCGATGAAATCAAAATTTTTAACGTTGGCAAGCCAGCCCCTATAGACGACCGGCCCACCATCGATAAAAGTTATGATTACTGCCTGCTCTGTGTTTTTGAAGACATAGAAGCGCACGATGTGTATCAAACCCACCCGGTACATCTCAGTTTTATAGAGCAGTGCAAACAGTATTGGGCCAAAGCGGTGGTCTTCGATTCTGAAACCATCTGA
- a CDS encoding FtsX-like permease family protein: MRPFFDLLKKIIHTGIGKSRFLMASVGLGIAMLLILVAIQVHSNFSQLLYSAKNQNETADFLVINKKITNAIMGQSGKSAFTPEEITQIKAQPFVQAFGLITSSRFKVVVQAPGDLHFATDMFFESVPDSFLDVKDEDWKWNTGDRTIPIILPSDFLNLYNFGFSLSQDLPQISQETVKALPLQVVISNNLSSEQFIGHVAGFSDRISSFLVPASFMNWANEKYGTTREAPVSRVIIKTPDPSNPALVKFLDDHGYTTNQDKLKFSKTRLIVQTIVSVIGFFGLILLLFAMLVFSMFIQLIIASCKKEIQLLVMLGTAPRQLKRYLLKQFVPLYIIIGVVCLLLLTSLQYAAAAVLAKHDMVVSPWPGPGVFAGALLVLGLVYLVNLLTVTRYVNKES; the protein is encoded by the coding sequence ATGCGTCCTTTTTTCGACCTACTCAAAAAGATCATACATACCGGCATCGGCAAAAGCCGCTTCCTGATGGCCTCCGTTGGCCTCGGTATCGCTATGTTGCTCATACTGGTGGCTATACAGGTACATTCCAACTTCAGCCAACTGCTGTACAGCGCCAAAAACCAGAACGAAACCGCCGATTTCCTGGTGATCAATAAAAAAATCACCAACGCCATCATGGGCCAAAGCGGTAAAAGCGCCTTCACCCCTGAAGAAATAACACAGATCAAAGCCCAGCCTTTCGTACAGGCCTTCGGGTTAATTACCTCCAGCCGCTTTAAAGTAGTGGTGCAGGCCCCCGGCGATCTGCATTTTGCAACAGATATGTTTTTTGAATCTGTCCCCGACAGCTTCCTGGATGTAAAGGATGAAGACTGGAAATGGAACACCGGCGACCGTACCATTCCCATCATCCTGCCCAGCGATTTTTTAAACCTGTACAACTTCGGCTTCTCCCTGAGCCAGGACCTGCCCCAGATATCACAGGAGACCGTCAAAGCGCTGCCCCTCCAGGTGGTCATCTCCAATAACCTCAGCTCCGAACAGTTTATCGGGCATGTGGCAGGCTTCTCCGACAGAATATCCTCTTTCCTTGTTCCGGCATCCTTTATGAACTGGGCCAATGAAAAGTATGGCACTACCCGAGAAGCACCTGTTTCCAGGGTGATCATCAAAACACCCGACCCGTCAAACCCGGCACTGGTGAAGTTCCTGGACGATCACGGATATACCACCAACCAGGATAAGCTGAAATTCAGCAAAACCAGGCTGATCGTACAAACTATCGTATCTGTAATCGGATTTTTCGGGCTCATATTACTGCTGTTTGCCATGCTGGTGTTCAGTATGTTCATACAGCTGATTATAGCTTCCTGTAAAAAGGAGATCCAGCTGTTGGTGATGCTGGGAACAGCTCCCCGTCAGTTAAAACGTTATCTGCTGAAACAATTTGTGCCTTTGTACATTATTATAGGGGTGGTATGCCTGCTGTTGCTCACCTCTTTACAGTATGCTGCAGCAGCGGTACTGGCCAAACACGACATGGTGGTAAGTCCCTGGCCTGGCCCTGGTGTATTTGCAGGCGCGTTGCTGGTACTGGGTTTGGTGTATCTGGTGAATCTATTGACGGTAACCCGCTATGTCAATAAAGAATCCTGA
- a CDS encoding ATP-binding cassette domain-containing protein, which produces MKRMQIQIENLMPIPLKDKLLQRTSGIWNQEVTFSPGSFVKIKAPSGTGKTTLVHYLYHIRQDYTGKVLVNGQPWQSYSKNELAAIRQQQISIIFQDLRLFEQLTAVENISLKRVMLANPYCSDEKIREMAARLNVTHVLQQSSKTLSYGERQRIAIIRALVQPFQWLLMDEPFSHLDEENARRAADLIAEECKARNAGFILTDLDNDHHFQYDAHYQL; this is translated from the coding sequence ATGAAGCGTATGCAAATTCAGATAGAGAACCTGATGCCGATTCCGCTGAAGGATAAACTCCTGCAGCGGACCTCCGGTATCTGGAACCAGGAGGTGACCTTCAGCCCTGGCAGTTTTGTGAAAATAAAAGCCCCTTCCGGCACCGGGAAGACCACACTGGTGCATTACCTCTACCACATCCGTCAGGATTATACCGGCAAGGTGCTGGTAAACGGACAACCCTGGCAGTCCTATAGTAAAAACGAACTGGCTGCCATACGCCAGCAACAGATCAGTATCATCTTTCAGGACCTGCGGCTATTTGAACAGCTGACGGCCGTGGAAAACATCTCCCTGAAAAGAGTCATGTTGGCTAATCCCTACTGCAGCGACGAAAAGATCAGGGAAATGGCTGCCAGACTCAATGTAACGCATGTGTTGCAACAGAGCAGCAAAACACTGTCCTACGGGGAGCGGCAGCGGATTGCCATCATCCGGGCCCTGGTACAACCTTTTCAGTGGCTACTGATGGACGAACCCTTCAGTCACCTCGACGAAGAAAATGCCCGTCGCGCTGCAGACCTCATCGCAGAAGAGTGCAAAGCCCGCAATGCCGGGTTTATTTTAACCGACCTGGATAATGACCATCATTTTCAATATGATGCGCATTATCAGCTTTAA